The nucleotide sequence GCCGCACGGTGCTAGGGGCGGCGGTGCCGGTGATGACCGGGGAGATGGCGTGGGCGATGAGGTACGCCTGGGCGACGACAAGCAGCGCGGTGAGCGCGCCCGTGACCGCCGTCGTGGCGATGTAGCGCCGGGCCGCGGCGGCGTACCGCATGAGTCGGGGATCCAACGGCTTCACCCAAACAGCATAGTGCCGCAGTGGGACCGTGGTCCCGGGAGTGGGTTCTTGATGGGGATTGGGGGTGGTGGGGCGCCGTCGCGCTCACAGCCTCGGCCTCAGCATTATTCGCTTGTATGTCATGAGGCCGAAGTCGCATAATGGTGGGGAGTCACCCGGCTGCATCCGGATGGCTCCCCGAGGCAGGCGGTTCAGTGTTTGCCGCACGCTTTGAAGCAGCCAGCACCAGATACCGGCAGCGGTGCTGAATCCGTACCCCACGCCGATGGGGAGGGGCAGGCCGACACAGCGTTCGTCGCCGTCGTCTGGCCCCGTCTGCCGGCGTAGAAGTACATTTGGGATGTGGCTAGCTGGGATGAATTGATCGCCGTCGTTGCTGATTGTCGGGGCGCGGACTCCGAGGACGCCCGCAACCTGAACCTGATATGCGAAGGCGACGTGGGGGCTGCATGCGAATGCGCGATCTCAACAATCGCCTGGTACGGCATCATCGTCCCGGAACGGATCATCGAGACGACCCGCGAGCTGTGCGCAGATGCTCGCGACTTCACCGAGTACAACGAGCTCATGGAGTCCCAGGAGGAGGCCCGCAGGGCTGTGGGCCCGCCAACGTCGGAGGGCTGAGTGCGTCTGCTCCGCTAATTAGCGGTCTGCTGAATTGCTGTGGGCCGTTCAGCGAACCTTGAACTGGCGTACCCAACGGTGAAGTGGCGTAGTAGACGGCGTCGTCGGGCCACGGGCGAGCGTCGGCCCGCCTCGGTGAGCGCCTCAGTGATCGACGGGCGCGGGCTGGGCGTTGTCGCGCACACGTGTGGGGTGCAGTCCACCGGCGTCGGGGTCGATCCGTTCGGCGTTGATGCGCGCGGAGAAAGTCCGGTACCCCCAGATCGTGTAGAAGAGCACCACCGGCAGGAAGACGACGGCGGCAACCGTCATGATCGCCAGGGTGGCGTCGGCGGAGGCGGCCTGCGCGATGGTCAGTGAGTAAGCGGGGTCGATCGAGGAGCGCATGACGTCGGGCGTCATGGCCGTGAAGATGAGCGCCCCGACTCCGGCGATACCGGCGAAGTGCAGGCCGAAGGCGAGCCCCTGCCGACCGCGGAACGAGGCCACCAGGGAGCCGACGAGCGCCAACGCCGCCACTACCAGTGGCAGCCAGACCCAGGCGGTGGCCGAGTAGCTGGTCGCCCACAAGCCCCAGGCGGCCGCGACCGCCGTCGAGGCGACCCCGCAGCGACGGGCGAAGGCACTCGCCCGCACGGACAGGTCGCCGGCCGTCTTCAGCGCGGTGAACAGGGCTCCGTGAGTGAGGAACAGCAGGCAGGTGGCTGCGCCGCCCAGCAGCGTGAAGGGCGTGAGCAGGCTGAAGAACCCTCCGGTGAGCAGGTGGGAGGCGCCGAGGATCAGTGCGTCGGCAGGCACTTCACCGGCCGGCACGGGCGCGCCGGTGGTGGTGTCGATCACCTCGATCTCCATGCCCTGCACCATGTTCGCGAAGGCCGCACCCCACAGGATCGAGGGCAGCCAGGCGGCAATGGTGTGCGCCCAGTCCCACCGGTCGCGCCAGGTCTGATCGTTGATCCGGCCGCGCCACTCGATGGCGCACACGCGCACGATCAGGCACAGCAGGATCAGGAACAGCACTAGGTAGGCGCCGGAGAACAGGGTGCCGTACCACTCGGGGAAGGCGGCGAAGGTGGCGCCGCCGGCGGTCAGCAGCCACACCTCGTTGCCGTCCCAGTGGGGGCCGATGGCGCGCACCATGGCGCGCCGCTCCCGCTCGTCACGGCCGAGGATCTTCAGCAGCATGCCCACGCCGAAGTCGAAGCCCTCCAAGGTCAGGTAGCCGACCCAGAGGATCGCAATGAGGATGAACCAGAGGACGGAGAGTGTCACGGTGGGCTCCACGGGTTAGTCGGATTGTGCGTTGGTTGGTGGCAGAGTCGGCGGGCAATGGCATCGGCCGCCGCAGGCCTTGACAGCGGCTGGGGTGCGCATCGGTAACGGGACTAGTACTGGAACGACAGCAGCGTCTCGGCGTCGTCGGCCGGGCGCCCGGCAGCGTCTTCGACGACGTCGGGCACCTGGGTGCGCACGCCCTCGCGAACGTAGCGGCGCAGCAGCAGGAACCACACGACGCCGAGGGCGGCATACAACAGCGTGAAGCCGATCAGCGACGCCAGCACGGTGCCGGGGGAGACGACCGTGGAGACGCCGTCGGCGGTGAGCATATAGACCTGGGAGACGGGATCGGCAAGGTTAGGCACCACCACCCAGGGCTGCCGCCCCATCTCGGTCATGATCCAACCGAACGAGGCGGCGACGAAGGGCAGCCACATGCTCCACAGGGCGATCTTGCCCAACAGCGGGGAGTCGACCAGGCGGTCGCGGCGCGTCAGCCACAGGGCGACGACGCCGATGGCGACGGCGAGCATGCCCAGGCCGATCATCAGGCGGAAGGACCAGAAGGTGATCATCTCGTTGGGGGTGTAGTCCACGCCGTCGCCGTAGCGCTCCGCGTAAAGCTCCTGGGCGTCGTTCAGACCCATGATCTCGGCGTTCGGATCGTTGGTGGCCATGAAGGAGTATACATAGGGGACGGTGATCAGATGCTTGGCGGTGCCGTCGGCGCAGGAGCCGAAGGCGGCCACGGTGAAGCCGGCGCCGGACTCGGTCTCGCACAGCATCTCGGCCGCCGCCATCTTGGCCGGCTGCTCCTCGGCCACAATCTGCCCCTGGATGTGGCCGGAGCCGGCTGTCAGAATGCCGGCGATGACCATGGTCACCGCACCGAAGCGCGTCATGCGGCGCCACAGGTGTCTGGCCTCGAAGTCCTGCCCGGCGCGCGTGGCCTTGATCATCCACCACGCGGACACTCCCAGGATGAGCGTGCCCGCCACCAGGAAGGCTGAGGCCAGCACGTGCGCCACGGTGACCCAAAGGATCTTGTTGCCCAGCACCTCGAAGAACCCGCCGACGCCGTCCAGCTCCGCCCGACCGGTGTCCGGGTTGACGACGGCGCCCACCGGGTGCTGCATCCAGGAGTTGGCGGCGAGGATGAAGAAGGCGGAGAGGTTGGTGCCCAGGGCGACCATCCAGATGCACAGGTTGTGCAACTTGGGGACAGGCGGTCGCGACCGAAGATCCACAGGCCCAGGAAGGTGGACTCCATGAAGAATGCCAGCAGCGCCTCGAAGGCCAGCGGAGCCCCAAAGATGTTGCCGACGAACCGGGAGTACTCCGACCAGTTCATGCCGAACTGGAACTCCTGCACGATGCCGGTGGCCACACCGAGCGCGAAGTTGATCAGCAGAAGGTTGCCGAAGAACCGGGTGGCCGTCCGCCACTGCTCGTTGCCGGTGCGTAGGTGGAGCGTCTCCATGAGCGCGACCAGCGGAGACAGGCCGATTGTGAGCGGTACCAGGATGAAGTGGTAGACGGTGGTGATGCCGAACTGCCATCGAGCCACGTCGAGGGAGTCGAGCGCCATGGGTGCGAGGCTCATCTGCGCCGCCTTTCGCGAGGACCACGGGAAATATAAGAGGAACCATATAGGGGCTCCCCGGGAGATAGGTCAAGTATAGGCGGGTGACGGTGTGTCGCGAAAAGATACGACTCGTTGCACGGCTGTGCATCGGCCTGGGATGGAGCGGTCGGTTGTCAGAATTGGTGACAAACGCGCGCCCCGACGTCCCGGCTCGAATCTGAAACCGCGTGATTTCGACGTTTTGGTGATGGCGCGTCGGCGGCGCGGGTGCGTTTGTCACCGTTTGTGACAGTGCTGGGGCGGCGTGCGCCGGTTGGCCTGTCCGCCGTGGGCGAGACGACGGCGCCACCTGTGTGACTGTGGCCCGGTCGGCTCGCACCTGTGGGATACTGCCCGTGGCACCGGCGGTCCCGTACCGGCAGTCGGTGTCCGACCCTCGGCCGAGACCGCCCGGAAGAATTGCGCCGCCCAGAGCGCCGCCGCACTTCCGCAATGTGCGAGTTCCGCCGCAGGCCGGCGCCACAAGGCGCACATGTAGGCTTTTCGCTCCCCGCCAGGGGAGCGCGACCGCGCTATGGCGCCGCGGGTACGGCGGAGCCATAGCGCCCGAAAGTGCAGATAGACCCATGTCACCCTCGTCATCGCGCTCACACGACGCACACGCTCAGGGCTCCGAGGAGACAAGCACCCCCAAGCGCCCGGCTCGCCGGCACCGTCGAGTCACCGCCGCCGTAACCACGCCCGAGACCGCTCCCGACGCGCCGAGCAGGGTCTCCGACGTCGCAGACGCCGAGGCGCAGGCGGCTGTGCCGCAGGCAGAGGGTGTCGAAGCCGCTGACTCCGACGCGTCCGCGGGAACGCCCGCGGAATACGACGCCCCGGCGGTCGACTCCGCCGACTCCGCCGATGATGCTGCGCAGGCGGAAGCCCCCGATGCCGCGGAGAGCGAAGGCGCCGATGCCGTACAAGCAGAAGATGCAGAAGATGCCGAGGCCCCCGAGACCGAGGGCAGCGAGGTCGATGGCGCCGACGACGAGGCCGAGGACGCGGCAGACCCTGACCCTGAGTCCGACTCGGCCTCCGAACCCGAGTCTGAGGCAGACGCCGGAGCGTCCGCGTCGGTGCTGGAGGAGGACTTGCCGGAGCCGGAGGAGCCGCAGCTACCCGCCGCATCGCTCCTGTTCCAGGCCCCTGATCCGGCGCTGGCCCGGCGGCGCCGCAAGGTGAGGGTCGCCGCGACCACCCCGGCCCAGGCCCAACCGGCGGAGCCGAGCGCCGAAACCGCCTCGCGCCGGGACCAGGACGCCCCGGCCGTCAAGTCCGGCGCCGCCGCCTCGGTCGGCGCTGACTCCGGTGATGCCGACGCCGCAGATTCCGGCGAGGCCGTTGCCGGTACCCGCGCTGGTGGCGGGCGTCGGCGGCGTCGTCGCGCGACCGCCGCCTCCACCGCGCCCGAGCACGTGGAAGAGACCTCCCCCGCCAGGCGCCGCAGCCGCAACGCCGACCCGGCCCGCGATACCGACGCCGAAGAGGCCGCATCCTCCCAGCCCGCCCCGACCGAGGGCGCGGAGGGCGAAGAAACCACTGAGGCCGCCGAGAACAACAAGGACGCCTCCACCGGCCGCCGCAAGCGCCGCCGCGGCGGACGTGGGCGGCGCGCCCGCTCCCGCGCCGAAGGGCGGGGTACCACGACCGAGAGCGCCGACGACGCAGACGAGGTCGGCGAGGTGGCCGCCGACGTCGCAGACAGCGCGCCCGCCGACCAGGCCTCCGCCGAGACACCGGAGGAGAGCGCCGGCAGCTCGCGCCGTCGGCGTCGTCGATCGCGTAGCCGCTCCGACGCCTCCCGGGACGAGATCACCGCGCTCAAGGGCTCCACCCGCCTGGAGGCCAAGCGTCAGCGCCGCCGTGAGGGACGTGCTGCCGGCCGGCGTCGGCCCATCATTACTGAGGCCGAGTTCCTTGCCCGCCGCGAGAGCGTCGACCGGCAGATGGTGGTGCGCGAGCAGGACGGCCTGAACCAGATCGCGGTGCTCGAGGACGGGTTGCTGGTGGAGCACTACGTGGCCCGCCACACCCAGGCCTCGCTGGTGGGCAATGTCTACGTCGGGCGCGTGCAGAACGTGCTGCCGTCCATGGAGGCTGCTTTCGTGGACATCGGCAAGGGCCGCAACGCCGTCCTTTACGCCGGCGAGGTCAACTGGGACGCCGCCGGCATGGAGGGCAAGCCGCGCCGCATCGAGGACGCGCTGTCCAGTGGGGACGCGGTCCTGGTGCAGGTCACCAAGGACCCCATCGGTCACAAGGGTGCGCGGCTGACCAGCCAGATCACCCTCGCCGGCCGCTACCTGGTGCTGGTGCCCGGCGGCACCATGACCGGCATCTCCCGCAAGCTCCCCGACGCCGAGCGCAACCGGTTGAAGAAGATCCTCAAGCGGATCGTCCCGGACGACGCCGGCGTGATCGTCCGCACCGCCGCCGAGGGCGCGGGGGAGGAGCAGCTCGCTGACGACGTGAAGCGACTCGTGGCTCAGTGGGAGAGCATCGACAAGAAGTCCTCCCAGGTGCTCAAGGGCTCCGGGAAGGCGCCCATGCTGCTGAAGGAGGAGCCCGAACTGGCCGTGCGCGTGGTGCGCGACGTCTTCAACGAGGACTTCCGCAAGCTGATCGTGCAGGGCCCCGACGCCTGGAAGACCATCTCCAACTACGTGTCCGACCTCAGCCCCGAGCTGACCGAACGGCTGGAGCACTGGGTCAGCCCCGAGGACGTGTTCACCGCCCACCGCATCGACGAGCAGCTCGCCAAGGGCTTTGACCGGAAGGTCTGGCTGCCCAGCGGCGGCACGCTGATCATCGACCGCACCGAGGCCATGACCGTGATCGACGTCAACACCGGGCGCTTCACCGGGGGCGCGGACGGCACCCTGGAGGAGACCATCACCCGCAACAACCTGGAGGCGGCCGAGGAGATCGTGCGCCAGCTGCGGCTGCGCGACATCGGCGGCATGGTGGTGATCGACTTCGTGGACATGGTGCTGGAGTCCAACCGCGACCTGGTGCTGCGCCGCCTGGTGGAGTGCCTGGGGCGCGACCGCACCCGCCACCAGGTCACGGAGGTCACCTCCCTGGGGCTGGTGCAGATGACCCGCAAGCGCGTCGGGCAGGGGCTGGTGGAGGCCTTCTCCACCCCCTGCGAGTGCTGCGGCGGGCGCGGCTTCATCGTCCACGAGCACCCGGTGGAGAACCAGGCGGTGGACATGTCCGCCTCCGCCTCGCGCGGCTCCGGCTCCGGGCGGGGCCGCCGCGGCCGCGACGACGACGGCGCGAAGTCCGAGGGGAAGTCCGCCAAGGGAGCGGGCAAGTCAGCCAAGTCCTCCGGCAGGTCGGGACGGTCTGGGGGACGCGGCAAGTCCGCGGCTGCGGACGGGGACCGGGATGATGCCGCTCGCTCGGCCGTGCGCGGTGCGCTGGCGCAGATCGCGGCGGCTTCCGAGCATGCGCACGAGCATGACTCGGACACGGATGGCGGCGCTGCCCCGACTCCGCCGACGCGGGCGAGTGAATGGCTGGGGCGGTGGCCGCTGCGTGAGCAGCGGTCGCCGTTCTGGCGCGGCGGACGCCCGGCACCCGCGGGGCGCGCCCCGCGAGCTGTGAGGTGCGGAAGAACACAGGTCTCGCAAGCCCCTACAGGTTGGTGTTGCCCGCCGGATCGCATAAAGTAATCCGGCGGTGCGTTCCGCACCATTGCCCAGGTAGTCGCCCGCGAGCGGTGGAGCAGTGCTCCCGGGAGCGAGCGGCTAGAAGATACGACAGAGATGAGCAGTCAAGTGGTCTACGCGATCGTCAAGGCCGGCGGCCGTCAGGAGAAGGTCTCCGTCGGTGACGTCGTGGTTGTCGACAAGCTTGCCGGCGAGGTCGGCGACGAGGTAACCCTCGCCCCCGTCATGCTGGTGGATGGAGACAAGGTGACCGCTTCCGCGGCGGACCTGGCCAAGTCCTCCGTCAAGGCCGAGATCGTCGGCGACGAGAAGGGCCCCAAGATCAACATCCTCAAGTTCAAGAACAAGACGGGCTACCGCAAGCGCCAGGGTCACCGCGCCAAGCTCACCGCCATCAAGGTCACCGCGATCGGCTGAGTGGCTCGTCCCGCCGCAGTATCCTCTTAGGCAACAGCGAAACAGAAAGAAGCCCGACACATGGCACACAAGAAGGGTCTTGGTTCCTCCCGCAACGGCCGCGACTCCAACGCCCAGCGCCTCGGCGTTAAGCGCTTCGGCGGACAGTTCGTCAAGGCCGGCGAGATCATCGTCCGCCAGCGCGGCACTCACTTCCACCCCGGCAACAACGTGGGCCGCGGCAAGGACGACACGCTGTTCGCCCTGACCGCAGGCAACGTCAAGTTCGGTACCTTCCGAGACCGCAAGGTCGTCAACGTGGTCGCATCCGAAGGCTGACACAGCCTCCAGCGTCATGACGGTATCCGCGAGGGCGGGCGGCTTCGGCCGTCCGCCCTCGCGCATGCCGGCCCCGGGGAGGTCGCCCCGTTCACTCCGAGGAGTCGTTCATGCCCAGCTTCATTGACCGGGTGGTCCTGCACGTCGCCGGCGGCGACGGCGGAAATGGTTGTACGTCGATCCACCGTGAGAAGTACAAGCCGCTGGCCGGCCCCGACGGCGGCGACGGCGGAA is from Actinomyces sp. 432 and encodes:
- the cydB gene encoding cytochrome d ubiquinol oxidase subunit II; translated protein: MTLSVLWFILIAILWVGYLTLEGFDFGVGMLLKILGRDERERRAMVRAIGPHWDGNEVWLLTAGGATFAAFPEWYGTLFSGAYLVLFLILLCLIVRVCAIEWRGRINDQTWRDRWDWAHTIAAWLPSILWGAAFANMVQGMEIEVIDTTTGAPVPAGEVPADALILGASHLLTGGFFSLLTPFTLLGGAATCLLFLTHGALFTALKTAGDLSVRASAFARRCGVASTAVAAAWGLWATSYSATAWVWLPLVVAALALVGSLVASFRGRQGLAFGLHFAGIAGVGALIFTAMTPDVMRSSIDPAYSLTIAQAASADATLAIMTVAAVVFLPVVLFYTIWGYRTFSARINAERIDPDAGGLHPTRVRDNAQPAPVDH
- a CDS encoding Rne/Rng family ribonuclease, which encodes MSPSSSRSHDAHAQGSEETSTPKRPARRHRRVTAAVTTPETAPDAPSRVSDVADAEAQAAVPQAEGVEAADSDASAGTPAEYDAPAVDSADSADDAAQAEAPDAAESEGADAVQAEDAEDAEAPETEGSEVDGADDEAEDAADPDPESDSASEPESEADAGASASVLEEDLPEPEEPQLPAASLLFQAPDPALARRRRKVRVAATTPAQAQPAEPSAETASRRDQDAPAVKSGAAASVGADSGDADAADSGEAVAGTRAGGGRRRRRRATAASTAPEHVEETSPARRRSRNADPARDTDAEEAASSQPAPTEGAEGEETTEAAENNKDASTGRRKRRRGGRGRRARSRAEGRGTTTESADDADEVGEVAADVADSAPADQASAETPEESAGSSRRRRRRSRSRSDASRDEITALKGSTRLEAKRQRRREGRAAGRRRPIITEAEFLARRESVDRQMVVREQDGLNQIAVLEDGLLVEHYVARHTQASLVGNVYVGRVQNVLPSMEAAFVDIGKGRNAVLYAGEVNWDAAGMEGKPRRIEDALSSGDAVLVQVTKDPIGHKGARLTSQITLAGRYLVLVPGGTMTGISRKLPDAERNRLKKILKRIVPDDAGVIVRTAAEGAGEEQLADDVKRLVAQWESIDKKSSQVLKGSGKAPMLLKEEPELAVRVVRDVFNEDFRKLIVQGPDAWKTISNYVSDLSPELTERLEHWVSPEDVFTAHRIDEQLAKGFDRKVWLPSGGTLIIDRTEAMTVIDVNTGRFTGGADGTLEETITRNNLEAAEEIVRQLRLRDIGGMVVIDFVDMVLESNRDLVLRRLVECLGRDRTRHQVTEVTSLGLVQMTRKRVGQGLVEAFSTPCECCGGRGFIVHEHPVENQAVDMSASASRGSGSGRGRRGRDDDGAKSEGKSAKGAGKSAKSSGRSGRSGGRGKSAAADGDRDDAARSAVRGALAQIAAASEHAHEHDSDTDGGAAPTPPTRASEWLGRWPLREQRSPFWRGGRPAPAGRAPRAVRCGRTQVSQAPTGWCCPPDRIK
- the rplU gene encoding 50S ribosomal protein L21, with amino-acid sequence MSSQVVYAIVKAGGRQEKVSVGDVVVVDKLAGEVGDEVTLAPVMLVDGDKVTASAADLAKSSVKAEIVGDEKGPKINILKFKNKTGYRKRQGHRAKLTAIKVTAIG
- the rpmA gene encoding 50S ribosomal protein L27 is translated as MAHKKGLGSSRNGRDSNAQRLGVKRFGGQFVKAGEIIVRQRGTHFHPGNNVGRGKDDTLFALTAGNVKFGTFRDRKVVNVVASEG